One genomic segment of Rhizobium viscosum includes these proteins:
- a CDS encoding GGDEF domain-containing protein produces MMLDYNSLLLALGVSATCLAVTLMGSWLVRRAETFLLTGAFGLVLVVAGIFAYAFYVEQPERMLGAGSFVLFHAGFATIWGAGYQFRTGRLPISGIVVRALVAMAISIPPMIAGLDGLAFMADNLAIAFLLFTTARQYWLDRAEAPAPISGITALYTLTAVSFVLCAAVLIWDGKLVLGAAPSNWAEDLSIAVCIAGMTGIGALSLALHQWRLAARHRIDAITDPLTGLLNRRALFDQYGVRAMGVSTAVVVFDIDHFKSVNDRYGHAAGDHVLKVFAGELSANCRSGDTAARLGGEEFALVLKEIMPGRAELAAERIRKAFEERDIYIDDEVLKCTVSVGVAPGRSKPLDFDAMLGEADKALYVAKRAGRNRVELASHLHSVPSEDARSAS; encoded by the coding sequence ATGATGCTTGACTATAACTCATTGCTGCTGGCGCTTGGCGTTTCAGCAACCTGCCTTGCCGTGACGCTCATGGGAAGCTGGCTTGTGCGCCGGGCCGAAACCTTTCTTCTCACCGGCGCATTCGGCCTCGTTCTCGTCGTCGCCGGCATTTTCGCCTATGCCTTCTATGTGGAGCAACCCGAGCGCATGCTTGGTGCAGGCAGCTTCGTGCTGTTTCATGCCGGTTTTGCCACTATCTGGGGCGCTGGCTATCAGTTCCGCACCGGCCGGCTCCCGATATCAGGCATCGTCGTCCGCGCACTTGTCGCCATGGCCATATCCATTCCGCCGATGATCGCCGGGCTGGACGGTCTGGCCTTCATGGCCGATAATCTCGCCATCGCCTTCTTGCTCTTCACCACCGCCCGGCAATATTGGCTCGACCGTGCCGAAGCACCTGCGCCGATATCAGGCATCACCGCCCTCTATACCTTGACGGCGGTTTCCTTCGTCCTCTGCGCGGCCGTGTTGATCTGGGACGGCAAGCTGGTGCTTGGCGCCGCACCCAGCAATTGGGCGGAAGACCTCAGTATCGCCGTGTGCATCGCCGGGATGACCGGCATCGGCGCCCTGTCGCTGGCGCTGCATCAATGGCGGCTTGCCGCCCGTCACCGCATCGATGCGATCACCGATCCGCTGACCGGCTTGCTGAACCGCCGCGCGCTGTTCGACCAATATGGCGTCCGCGCCATGGGTGTTTCGACCGCTGTCGTCGTCTTCGACATCGACCATTTCAAATCGGTCAACGACCGCTACGGCCATGCAGCCGGCGACCATGTCCTGAAGGTCTTTGCCGGCGAACTTTCGGCCAATTGCCGCAGCGGCGATACAGCCGCCCGCCTCGGCGGTGAGGAATTCGCGCTGGTGCTGAAGGAGATCATGCCCGGCCGCGCCGAGCTTGCCGCAGAGCGCATCCGCAAGGCCTTCGAGGAGCGCGACATCTATATCGACGACGAGGTGCTGAAATGCACCGTCAGTGTCGGTGTCGCGCCCGGCCGCTCCAAGCCGCTGGATTTCGATGCCATGCTGGGGG
- the pyrC gene encoding dihydroorotase, with the protein MQSLTIRRPDDWHLHLRDGAMLEGVIGDTSSTFARAIIMPNLVPPVVTTADATAYRERIMKALPAGHRFQPLMTLYLTEHTSADDVEEGKKSGLITAVKLYPAGATTNSHGGVRDMEKAMPVLERMAKIGLPLCVHGEVTTPDVDIFDREAVFIETVLDPLRRRLPELKITMEHVTTADGIDYIKSAKANLAGSITTHHLIINRNAILVGGIRPHYYCLPVAKRENHRLALRAAATSGDARFFLGTDSAPHVDPLKECACGCAGIYTSINTMSCLAHVFEQDGALDRLEAFASLNGPAWYGLEPNEERITLERQDAPVVFPARIETGAGPVTVFDPMFALHWQIKA; encoded by the coding sequence ATGCAATCGCTCACCATCCGCCGTCCTGACGACTGGCATCTGCATCTGCGCGACGGCGCCATGCTGGAAGGTGTGATCGGGGATACGAGCAGCACCTTTGCGCGCGCCATCATCATGCCGAACCTGGTGCCGCCCGTTGTCACGACCGCCGATGCGACCGCCTATCGCGAACGCATTATGAAGGCGCTTCCGGCCGGCCATCGCTTCCAGCCGCTGATGACGCTTTATCTCACGGAACATACGAGCGCCGACGATGTGGAAGAGGGCAAGAAGAGCGGCCTCATCACCGCCGTGAAGCTCTACCCGGCCGGGGCTACGACAAATTCGCATGGCGGCGTGCGCGACATGGAAAAGGCGATGCCGGTGCTGGAGCGCATGGCGAAGATCGGCCTGCCGCTCTGCGTCCACGGCGAAGTGACGACGCCCGATGTCGATATCTTCGATCGCGAGGCCGTCTTCATCGAGACCGTGCTGGACCCACTGCGCAGGCGCCTGCCGGAACTGAAAATCACGATGGAGCATGTCACGACGGCTGACGGCATCGACTATATCAAGTCGGCCAAGGCCAATCTCGCCGGCTCGATCACCACGCATCACCTGATCATCAACCGCAACGCCATCCTCGTCGGCGGTATCCGCCCGCATTATTACTGCCTGCCGGTCGCCAAGCGCGAGAACCACAGGCTAGCGCTGCGCGCTGCGGCGACGAGCGGCGACGCCAGGTTCTTTCTCGGCACGGATTCTGCCCCACATGTGGATCCGCTCAAGGAATGCGCCTGCGGCTGCGCGGGGATCTATACGTCGATCAATACGATGAGCTGCCTCGCCCATGTCTTCGAGCAGGACGGTGCGCTCGACAGGCTGGAAGCCTTCGCCTCCCTGAACGGCCCGGCCTGGTATGGGCTAGAGCCGAACGAGGAGCGCATCACGCTGGAGCGGCAGGATGCGCCTGTCGTCTTCCCAGCCAGGATCGAAACCGGCGCCGGTCCGGTTACCGTCTTCGATCCGATGTTTGCATTGCATTGGCAGATCAAAGCCTGA